The Solanum lycopersicum chromosome 2, SLM_r2.1 DNA window AaagtttgttgtttttatttcttattatatataagattattttcatttcttcataTGCTTAccattttgattgatttatgcaagtataaatatttttttaatattagaaattgactatatattttttaacggTACATATGCTAATTACagtattatcattatatattattcaatatatttcacattttattagcatgtattattattttgtaaataatatatattaataatttataacaagtttaatattcaatagttaataattcatttattgTAATCTCTACGTAACTAAATAATATCTACATAACTAATATCCACATAGCTAATACCCACATAATTAAAACCAACATAGCTAAACCCTGCATAGCTAATACCTGCATAACTAAATCCTGTATAACTAATACCAGCATAATTAGATCCTGCATAACTTATATTTGCATAACTAAACTCTGTATAGTTAATACCTGCATAACTCTAACCAGTAATTAAACAATTCCTAAGTGTCGATCATATTTTGTTCGAATTTGAATCGTGACAAATTGATAATTAGATAATTGTCAGATAATTGTCATTTCACCACTAATTACAAGTAAAATCATGTATGCACGAGTgcgtaaatatttttaaaagtactcGATGTCATAATTATGTTTGGACATGGTTAAGTTTTGATGTTGATATAAATCAAGTTTGTACACATTGgattcattcatttcattggCTTAGAATGAGTACTTATTAATATCTTTGATACCAATTTCCTCAATTAGAGGGTCCACATGTTTGGTTATTAGACtttacaagatttttttttttttaagaaccATTAAGCAACTCATTAGATGTATATTTGAATACAAAAAGTTTGGCACAACTCAATACAAAAAGTTTGGCACCACTTTAATTGTTGTTCTAAGATGGTTTTAGAATATATTGGCCAAACATAAATTGtttttcactttaaaaaattaaaataagttaattttagaagtttgattaaataaatacacattatttaaaatatggtatatatattaattgaagAATGGACTAAAATATCGCTAAACTATGAGATTGatataatattgttatttataaCGGTTCATACACTCATATAAGATAAACGTGAATAATATTATTGTACcaaatttcatagtttttagCTGATGAGTATTTTAGGCTATTCCTTGTTAAAATAGTTTGAACTTTTGGATTTAGTTTGGCCATTTTGGAAGTAGATTTTcgaaaaaagaattgaaaatatttgattgttCATGAAATATggtcaatttttcataaaattatcgTTAATTACCTGAATGAAATTTCACTTCCACTCATAAAactttgaattcctttcaaagTAAAATGTTCAAACACaactttaaatttcaaaaaactattttattacaaacttcaaaaaattattttttaaattttacctaAAATTTATAACCAAACACTAGCTTAATGCATGTCCTCATATAACTACCCTAATTTTGAACTCCCATAgtgaattgaaaataataattaaaaataagttagccattatttctcaattttgtatatatataaaaatgggTTGTGCTTtgattcttaaaaataatatgctTGAATATAATAGTGTGCTAATGTCAAATTTGTGATGTCAATTTAACTTGGTGTCAACGTAATAATCAACAAGGCCAAAGGCAGGTAAATAAACACAAAAGTTTATCTGAAATACTAAGAAAATGGTCCTCTCAATGTTCATCCACAAAATGAATAACTTAATGTCGATAAGCCCGTCATAATTTTATCAAAGACTAATCGTAGATAGAAAAGATTTGAGATTATGTTTTAGGGTAACAAAGTTAGCAGGGGTAGAGCGTTGTTTTGCCTTGTGTAGATTGTTGCATAGCATACTAGTTATATCTCTAGTTcaagtcatatatatatttattgtgttTTGATTATCACagttttattaatattactggatttttttttggtaaacttTACACTATTTCCTTAGTAATATATTGTACACTGCTCTCTTCATTgctttttcaatatttagatTCGATCATCTAAATcgagaattttttaaaaataaactgaCGTAACAAACATTTCACTGAATATGTTATTGGCGCTATTATAAAGTTGATAAGTCCAAAATGAGAAGTTAACAGATGTGATTGGTACAATCAGCAAAGCATATTTAAATTGATGGGTTCTTAATTGTGTGACAAAAATTACTATCACATCAGAAGTGACATGAAATAGAAAATTCTTATAAATTAAACCAAATGGTAAAGGAATAATATATAGTACAACATAATGAGTATAAGAATGTCATCAAGATTTAGTGGATCTCATGAGAAACATTTGTGTTCTTTAacatgaataataatattagaatataattaagagacaaaaagaaaagaatatttcACTAGACAAGGCTATGTTCAAGCATGAATTAGCTACAGCATTTGGTTTGTATCCTATTTCAATGATTAAGTTCAATAAAgttgtatattttgatatttatttatgattcattaaaaaaatatattatataaaaggataaaaaaagaaggtagtgaacatttaattcaaaattgaaCGTTCAGTAAAAATGAACATCCgtttttagtataatataatcgATATAAAGTGAATGGAGGGGAGAATATCATAGTAGTACTCTAGTCCAAATTTGCTTTTATTGACCTACTAAGTGTGTAAATACTAACGAATAACCATTTAAATCAATACCAAGCACCTAGCACGTCGCacgaatttttttctttatccaATTTTCGATATTTATTGAACTTTGACTAATTCAAATCTATATCGAGTATTAGTCTCATTCGAGGGATAAACTCTTtatcaatgatttttttatactCCAAGATTAAATAACTCGAAACCTCtagacaagaaaaaaataactctaTACACTGCACTATCGACTAATTAACTATTTGATACAGAAACTTATTTATTACTCAATCATGTTAGCTACTTTTTATGTCCGCAATTGTTTGTCAGGGTAAGGTCATGCACATCtcttaagaaaaatttaatacaagatgtaatttgacaaatataattttactaaattaaaaatataaaacatctacataacttttcaattgaaCTACTACTACACTATCATTATGCATGGAGTAATTATTAAGggtagaattgaaaaaaaaatgactaattatttattgattatttaaattgattattaattttagacatttaattttaatataccTGTCAAATAATTGTGAACCGAGAGAATAGTAAAGTGCTGTTGAtgcattatatatttaattgcaATTATTTGCAGATGCATAGTAAAAATTAGGGCAATTTCCATTTGTATAAAAGATATGATAAGACAGTTTATTGCATGTGAATCGTGTATACATGGACAACACAACAAActcataattcaatcaaatttcAGTGTACGCCGCAAGAGAAAAGACATTCAATTATCGAAGgaaaatttattcatttataggtcaattacaatttaaaaagaaatatactaGTAAAATCGGTAAAAGCATCGTCCCACAAGAATAAGAGAatgtttggattgatttaaaagttggtcaaacataattttaactCAGTTTTTGACTTTTGAAAGTGTTTGACGAGTATAAAGATAattgaaaataagtcaaaaatgacttaaaataagttaaaaagtgTTTGACAGTGTAAAATCAAAAGTATGCCCctcctactttttatttttgactaattattttttataactcAATCTAAACAGGCTTTAAGACTCATCAATATTTAACTTCTTATTCAACGTAtcgatataaaaaataataatcaataattatgACACTAGAGTACGTGATTAGgataaaactttaaattaaatatcttttacATGTTAGACCAAGGATGAATTTACTGAAGTATAACGGATGTTTGAGCATCTATTTAACCATAAcacatgtatatattttatttagatagAAATTTCTTTATAATGTCGTTACTAAAATGAGCTTGGTCCGCGTAATcaatattcaattcaataaaatatataccatattgaactaaataattaaaatggaaCAATAAATTAATGTTTGACTAGCCAATACAACTTGAACTCCAATTGCTAATTGGACCGGCCACTTTGAAACCATAGAATTTGATACAGCTGTCTGTCATTTAtcatagtaatatttttttgttattgatgATTTAACGAGTTTCTTGAGTCGTGTAATTTATCAGAAatagtttctattttttctGAACGTCACTTATTAAATTTTAGTGCGTGATGAATGTATTGTTGaatcatttaatatatatagcTAGGGAGtctgattttattttatgtaaacgTATTTGATTTAATacaatatttaagaaatacaaaatcttttgaaatttattgtATTAAACATATATACTCAAAAGTAATTTAAGATGTTCAGAGAGTTAAGTTAAATGATAGTTTTCAAGAAAACGTGAATTAATTATGAAGTTTATTGGTAATTCCTAGCTACTTTGTTACTAAATAGATCCGagctaattatattttcatataatcaGTTGTTAATTCATAGCTAAAACGTTGATTTTTTTGCTATTTAGCTACAAAATTTGTCCGTGACTAATTACTTGTTTACTTGTACTTTGTGTTTCttaaccattttttttaaaaaaaaaagttgaaaaaaatatagtattatACTGAAATAGATGGAGTTTATATAATTGTGCTTTCTTAAGTTGGAGACAAATATGATCAGGTTAAAGATTACAGTTTGTTGAGTTAgtcattttaattataattgacACCCATTAATACATTCAAATGAATTGACCATGAAGTGATATTCTTTTCAAAACTCAAGAGATTTTTGGAACAAGTTTAAATATTGAAGATTTCAACTTGTCAAATTGTTTGACCTAATGAAGGTTATATTGACCACATAAATCTGAACTTATCtgctaattatatttttagtggAGACACAATAAGGATATTTATCTAAAGATGTTTTGTAAAGTGTCAAAATATAAGTTTATAACGTCACGTTTTTGGTAGGTAACTTATATACGTATTGAAATTATTGACTGAAATTCTACACTTGAAAAATGATAGTatgtttaataaattattttttgagtttaaattgtGTACATTATTAGTATAGAAAAAagagataatgcacaagtacctccttaacttatgttcaaaatttgagaaacatacttatattatactaaggtcctttatttctgaatttattttataagtaatttttgtaCCTCTTTAAccgattgatttttttttcaagtaggccgaaaaaagaatagaaaattacttataaaataagttcagcgAGGTAATGAGACCTTAAAAGTGTAGACCTTAGAAGAATGTGTCATAGTACTCTCGCAAAatcttttgtatattttatgaaataaaagttaaaaagtttGCGAAATCTATTTTCAAAAgtataacataaaatattttgtatattttatgaaataaaagttgaaaagtTCGCGAAACCTATTTTTAAAAGTGTAACataaaattgtttgatattttatgaaataaaagttaaaaagtttGCAAAATCTATTTTCAATAGTGTGTTTACACTTTGCCTAACTTTGGGCAATCCATGTCCATATACAAAGATGCAATTATTGCAATTGTGTCTTGACAAAATGAGTTGATTCTATATATAGCTTAGGttataaaagtaacaaattataGCTTGTTCCCTAAATTACAAATTGAATGTCATTTCTTAATAAGGATGTCAAGATGATCATGTTCACTTTTTGAAATGGAATatctcattactttataaaCGCAAAAATAATTTGCCCCCACCTTCCAATAATTCCAAAAACAAATAgactatcaaaaaataaataaaaatctacaTAAACTTTAATTCAATTAACAGATTTCACAGTTTGCCTAACATTAAACAAATAATCTGTTTGGTGCATGTTTTTAGGGACATGTCTTTcgaatcaaaaaataataaaatatgcatGTTAGTGAACAGTTTTAATATCAGATTATGTCATTAAATATACAATTGAGATGTTAATATCTATAAAACAGGAAGTATTTCAACCAAAATGAAATGGAAataatatctatattttatatatatatatgtgtgtttaaAAAAGCGGAACGTCAAAAATATCTATAAAGTGTCttaattttttgagtttttttttaatcaaaactatcatgtatttattttttcttctcaacCATTACCAactatattatttatgaaaacgCACTTTATAGATCAATTGTTCACTTTTCCTACTTGAAAAATCATTATTGTTCAAGTGGGAAAAGTGAACAACTCACAGTTAAAGGCTTAAAATTTGtttcaataaatattatttacacaCCTAAAATACTGTCATCTCTTGAAATCTCTATCttctaattcaaatttttttaagaaatgaaaTACTTAAGGTGTGTCGTTAAGGTTTCATTCTATTTAAAAAGACTTGAAAAGTGGTTTATGATTACTCTTTTcgatcatttttatttgttcatttcaaatttttaacgTCTCATGATGAGAAATACAAATGAGTTATATGCGTATTTTACCATAATATCCATATTAACTTATGTACCAtctttagattttaaaaaaataataatttaaaaaataaatagttaacattaagaataaatatataaaaaaacatattttttcaattaatatattaaaaacaagcacctttttttcttaaaactgAACAAGTAAAAACGAACCGATAGAGTCACTCTCAACGGTAGCAAGTTGCTTAATGGCAATAGAATGTTTTGTCAGAGATACAACATGGATTGAGATAGTTAAACTAGAGTTGGATGGTCAATCCAAACTCTGTTGAAAACGACTTTCccttatatacattatatatatatttactactATTATTTGTGACCTTTTCCAATGCCTAATAAGAGACCAGTATTATTAAATTTGATAATatggatgtcattttcattaaaagaaaaaaaaaagacaagaatATATTGAGAAACTTAAGGAAGAGAGGAGTGGAAGAAGAGCTAGCATGTTATGGACCATTTGGgatcacaatcaagaacaaacTTTCGTTTCAATTATTTAGTCCAAAGGTCTACTTAGAAATATATGTCACTCGAGTCAGAGTTTAAACATTATGTAttcttattgtatttttaaattcatgGCTTATTTTACGTATCAGgttcataattaaatatttatatattaatacaaatacatCGTCTAAGTAAAAGTTGAGTTCATCCAAACACATATATGAAACAGTTAAAATACGAATTTGTTACccctatttatttttctaaaaataagttcaaatcaCCTAGTTTGTAGACTATAGCATGTGCAATTTTAATGTCTATCGTAATAGGTCACAGAAGCAATGAGATCAGACCATAAATTTACAACCCTCACCCCATCTGATAATATCCACAATTTAGGGgtcacataaaaaattaaatgaacttTTTCCAACAAGTATATACAAAGTGATGACATAATGATGATAACATTGCATTTATATCACAAGGGTAGTTGTTACAAATTAAGCacaaaaaagtaaaagttgGTGATGACATAAAACCATAAACCTCAAAAAAGGAtacaaaacaaaacaacaatatttGATACCAGTAAGGTTGCTCGGATAGTAAACGCCTGGTTCAAGTCATTAACGATCtaaattcttttttcatttccaAGTAAGGGAAGTGGTGTCAAATTCCTAAGTAAAATTTCCTAATTTGGGTTATATTTGACAATATATTGTCATGATTGGGCATTCTTTTCAAAGAGGGACAACCTATTATCCCCAAGCCTTGTCTTATAAGCTGACATCTTGTATTCAGACCATGTGAACTCATTGTATAAAATTTTCTCATTAGGTTCCTCCATTAAACATGATAAAGGGGCTATCTTTTCACTCAATGGTGGCCCTCCAAAGTAAACCATTGACACCCTGGCTTTCAAACTATCTGCGATCACTCTGTGTCTCACACTCATAAACCTTCCGTTACTCATCGCCTGCCATCCACAAACCACAAAACGTTACACTATTAGTAcgtatatacatatgtatatgttATTGTACGATAACTTAACCTGACGTAGTAAAGTAGTTATGAAACTTAAACTAAAAGGAATGAACTAGTGAAGTGGGAATCCAGATTCAAGTAGTAAAATCAACTGAGCTACTAAGATTTCTCGTAATCAAAATTACCTGCAATGAGTCACCAACATTGATGAAAAAAGAGTAGGGATCAGGTGGGACTGAGATCCATGTCCCATCTTTCAAAGAGATTTGGAGGCCACTTGTGTTATTACATCTTCCAACTGATATTACTTGTGGGTCTGTGTGTTCACCAAAACCAATTAAATTTCTACCACTCAATGCTTGAAGCAACTCTGGACATGGTGGATAGTGATTTAGCCTAAAACATGAGTCACTTTTTTCATCACTTAGCATCCTACTTAGTACATTCTTTGGTTCTATTTTCAACCCTTCTGCTATCATTTCTAGCACCATACATCCCATATTTCTCATTGCACTTATATACTCTTTCACAAGTCCCCtgcattaaaaaatatatattaattaatagcAAAATATAAGACTACATCTTTTATCTGACGGCTTTAAAAGATATTTACACAATCAATCAGATCATTATGACGTCAAGAGCACAAGgggttctttttttcttatgcaTCTATGCATAATGTTAAATCATCTTGACGTTTtggtatgttttatttttttatattttaatttttttttaatgaaaattctgaCTGAACAAGGGAGGTGCAAGGGACTCGTGTATATTACATGACAAATGTCAACTTTCATTGCCATCCGGGGCGGAGGCACCTTGGTACAAGGGGGTCATCCTGAAGCCCCTCtatcagaaaattatattatttatgcatggttaaataatatttatatatgtatagtagATATCGAACCCCTTCACTACTCCGTGTATCTATTtctacaaattttgaattccCTTATTAAAAATTCTTGACTCCGCTACTGTAATGGCATCCACGTATATTTACTTTTTAGTGAAAATTCTGGGCTCtgagaagaaaagaagataaCATTGGAACAAAAATTGTTAGTACTTACCAAAAGAGAAGGGAATTTCCAGGAATAGTGATGGATTTGTTGTGATTGAGTTCAGGATTAGTTGTGAAGAGTAAATATTCAACCCAACCAACATCACCTTTAGAGCCAATTCTTTTGTTACCATAGCCAAAAGGGTTAGCAGGGCCAGCTTTATCTTTCTCAATTTGGGACAAGTTGAAGAAGTTGATAGATTCATTTTCT harbors:
- the LOC101249786 gene encoding gibberellin 2-beta-dioxygenase 1, whose protein sequence is MVVLSQPLVENFSHIKTCKHNNTTSDHVHTGNIIPVIDLLDPEANNLIIKACQEFGFFKVVNHGVSIETITKLENESINFFNLSQIEKDKAGPANPFGYGNKRIGSKGDVGWVEYLLFTTNPELNHNKSITIPGNSLLFWGLVKEYISAMRNMGCMVLEMIAEGLKIEPKNVLSRMLSDEKSDSCFRLNHYPPCPELLQALSGRNLIGFGEHTDPQVISVGRCNNTSGLQISLKDGTWISVPPDPYSFFINVGDSLQAMSNGRFMSVRHRVIADSLKARVSMVYFGGPPLSEKIAPLSCLMEEPNEKILYNEFTWSEYKMSAYKTRLGDNRLSLFEKNAQS